The genomic DNA GGCCGAGCCTCGATCTGTCATGGGGGCCGGGGTGCTGTGGCAGCCTGAAAATAGTGCACTAGCAGCAAAAACCGCGCCGCCGACGCCTCGCCAGCGGACCCGCAGGTGAACCATGACGGGTGACCATACGCCCACGTCGGCGTGCATATTTGGCAAATCAAACAAGTCAATCGGGCGGATACCGATTCGGGCCGGACCGCGGATGCGTGCTAGTGTTCGACGTCGTTCCCACGGTCTCGTAGCTCAGTGGGAGAGCGTCCGCCTCACACGCGGAAGGTCGCTGGTTCGAACCCAGCCGGGACCACCATTACCTCAGGCGGCTTCGGAGAAATCCGGGGCCGTTTTTTCGTGGCCGAACACACACGCCGGCGTGACGGAGTGTTGTCCGTCCGATTCGGTAGGGTCCTCCGACGTGACTCAGAGCGTGACCGTCGGAACCATCAAATCCGTAACTGCCCGTCTGGCCGAGGAACTCGCCGTGCGCGAAGGGCAGGTCGTCGCCACGGTGGCCCTGCTGGACGAGGGCGCGACAGTGCCGTTCATCGCCCGGTACCGCAAGGAGGTCACCGGCAGCCTCGACGACGGCCAGCTGCGCACCCTGGAGGAGCGCCTGGGTTACCTGCGCGAGCTCGACCAGCGTCGTGAAGCCGTCCTGGCCTCCATCGAGGAGCAGGGCAAGCTCACCGATGAATTGAGGGCTGCGCTCATAATGGCCGACACCAAGGCCCGGGTCGAGGACATCTACCTGCCCTACAAGCCCAAACGGCGCACCAAGGCCCAGATCGCGAAGGAAGCCGGCCTGGAGCCGCTGGCGGAGCGGCTGCTGGCCGATCCGACGCTGGTGCCCGACGAGGTTGCCGGCGAGTTTCTCAACGACGACATCGCCGACGCGTCGGCGGCGCTCGAAGGTGCCCGCCACATCATCATCGAGCGGGCCTCCGAGGACGCCGAGCTGGTCGGCGCGACCCGCGAGAAATTCTGGGCCGATGGCTCACTGCGTACCGGCCCGTGGTCCGAGGAGGCAGCGAAAAGCCCCGCCGCACAGAAATTCCGGGACTACTTCGAGTTCTCCGAGCCGCTGGAGAACATGCCGTCGCACCGGGTGCTCGCCGTGCTGCGCGGCGAGAAGGAACAGGCGCTGTCCCTGAACTTCGACGGCGGCGAGGACGACCTGTACCAGGCGATGATCGCGCAATCGCTCGGCATCGACATGGCCGCAAAGTCCCCGGCCACCCCGTGGTTGACCACCACCGTGCGGCTGGCCTGGCGCGCCAAGCTGATGATCTCGGCTGCTGTGGACGCCCGCATCCGGCTGCGTCAGCGCGCCGAAGAGGAGGCGGTGGCGGTATTCGCCCGCAACCTCAAGGACCTGCTGCTGGCCGCACCGGCCGGCACCCGCGCAACTCTGGGTCTGGACCCGGGATTCCGCACCGGGGTCAAGGTCGCCGTCGTCGACGCCACCGGCAAGGTCGTGGACACGTGCGCGATCTTCCCGCACCAGCCGCAGAAGCAGTGGGACCAGTCGAAAGCCGTCCTGGCGGCCCTGATCGCCCGGCACAACGTCGATCTGATCGCCGTCGGCAACGGAACCGCCTCACGCGAGACTGATGCCCTGGCCAGTGAGCTGATCGCCGACATCCGGTCGGCCGGGGCGAAAGCGCCGGTGACGGCCATGGTCAGCGAGGCCGGTGCCTCGGTGTACTCGGCGTCGGAATATGCGGCTCGGGAGATGCCCAACCTCGACGTGACGCTGCGCGGCGCGGTCTCGATCGCCCGTCGCCTGCAGGACCCGCTGGCCGAGCTGGTCAAGATCGACCCGAAGTCGATCGGGGTGGGGCAGTACCAGCACGACGTGACGCCGGGCTCGCTGGCGCGCAGCCTCAATGCCGTCGTCGAAGACGCGGTGAACGCGGTGGGTGTGGATCTCAACACCGCTTCGGTGCCGCTGCTGGCCCGGGTGTCCGGGGTTACCGAATCCTTGGCCGAGGCCATCGTGGCGCACCGCGAGAGCGCCGGCGCCTTCCGCAGCCGCAAGGCGCTGCTGGATGTTCCGCGCCTGGGCCCCAAGGCCTTCGAACAGTGCGCGGGCTTCCTGCGGATCCGCGACGGTGAGGACCCGCTGGACGCCTCCGGGGTGCACCCCGAGTCCTACCCCGTGGTGCGACGCATCCTGGATCGCTCAGGCGTGACGCTGGCCGAGCTGATCGGTGACGAGCGCACCTTGCGCGGGCTCAAGCCCGCCGACTTCGCCGATGAACGGTTCGGCGTTCCGACCGTGACCGACATCCTGGCCGAGCTGGAGAAGCCGGGACGCGACCCACGGCCCGCCTTCTCCACGGCCACCTTTGCCGCCGGTGTCGAGAAGGTCGGCGACCTCAAGCCCGGCATGGTGCTGGAGGGCGTGGTGACCAATGTCGCGGCCTTCGGCGCCTTTGTGGACGTGGGTGTACACCAGGACGGTCTCGTGCACGTCTCGGCGATGGCCGACCGGTTCATCTCCGACCCGCACGAGGTGGTGAAGTCCGGACAGGTGGTCAAGGTCAAGGTCGTCGACGTCGACGTGGAGCGACAGCGCATCGGCCTGACCCTGAGGCTCAACGACACTCCGCAGCAGGGCAAGCGGCCCGACCGGGGCGGCCAGGGCGGCCCGAACCGTCGCGACGGTGGCGGCAACCCGGGTGGTGGGGGCAACCAGGGCCGCGGCGGGGACCGGCGAAACCAGAACCGCGGCAACAACTCCGGTCGCCGCGAGTCGAATCAGCCGACGGGCTCGATGGCTGATGCGCTGCGCAACGCAGGTTTCGGAAAGTAGCGGCTACGAGGTTTGCTCCGGGGCCTGATCGGCCTCGGAGTGGTGACGGCGCCAGGACCGGTAGCCGCGGTGGGCTGCGAACGCCCCGGCGATCGCCGTCACGCACCACACCCCGATCGCCGTATAGGCCAGCGGGGCCGAGAGATCGCCGATCGACGCGCCAAGGGCGGTGTAGACGAACGCGCGCGGCACCGAGCCGATGAACGCCCCGGCCGCCATCTGCCACAAGGGCACACCGAACGCGCCGAAGGCGTACGACGCCAGTGCGTCGGATAGTCCGGGCACGAAACGCTGCCCGACCACCGCCCACAGGCCGCCCCGCTGGATCTGGTGGTCCAGTCGGTCGGCCCGTTGCGCCCCGAGCAGGGCCCGGGCACTGTCCCGTCCGGCGCGCCGGCCGATCAGGCTGGCCACCACGGCCGTGCCCACCGTCGCGCCCAAGGTCACGAAGGTGCCCAGCACCGGCCCGAACAGCACACCGCTGCCCGCGGCCAGGATCGGACCGGGCACGAACAGCGCGCCGAGGCAGGCCGACACCACGACATAGGCCAGCGGCGCGGCGGGTCCTGTCGAGGCGACGAGGGCCCGGATGTCGTCGACATCGATGACGCGGGCGATGGCCACCAGATAGAACAGGCCGAAGAGAAACACCGCGAAGGCGAGGAGCCGCAGTATGTGCGGTCGCCGGTTGATGGCGGGGGGATTGTCGTCGTCAGTCATCGCGCACACGATTGTTCCGCATCGTGCGTCACCCCGACGCCGCGTCGATCACCCCGTCGAGAATCTCGCGTGACGTCGACAAGTCCCGGATCGCCTGCTCGAGCCGGTGGCGTTCGGCGGAAAGCTCGCTGAGCAGGCGGGGTGTGGCCTGCGGGGCAGGTCCGCCGTCGGCATCGCGCATACAGGGCAGCAGCGACGAGATGGTGCGGCTGTGCAGCCCGGCGGCAAAGAGCTCCTGGATGCGGATCACCCGGTCGACGGCCTTCTCCGGATACTCGCGTTGCCCGCCCGGGGTGCGGTCGGACACCAACAGGCCCTGCTCTTCGTAATAGCGCAGCGACCGTTGGCTGACCCCGGTGCGGCGTGCGAGTTCGCCTATACGCATATGCCAGTTATACCGACGCGACTTGACCCTGACATCGGTGTCAGCTCGTACCGTTCGTCATGACCACGTTGCAACCGCCTTTCACCTACAGCCCGATCATCGAACGTGCACCCATCAGCTGGCCCGGCGGCGCACGCGTCGCGGTCTACATCGGACTCAACGTCGAACACTTCCTCGCCGACCGGCCCTCGACGAGTATCTGGCCCGGTACCGCGGAGCTGACCCCCGATGCGCTCAATTACGGCTGGCGGGATTACGGGGCCCGGGTGGGGATCTGGCGCACGATCGACGCCTTCGACAGGCACGGCATCCGTCCCAGCGTGCTGCTGAATTCGGCTGTCATCGAGCATCATCCGCAGATCGTGGCCGCCGGCGTGGAACGGAACTGGACGTGGCTGGCGCACGGGCAGACCAACTCGATTCTGCACACCGGGCTGGCCGTCGGCGAGGAGCGTCGGATTCTCGCCACGATCGCCGCCGATATCGCCGATGCGACGGGCAGGCGCCCGCGCGGCTGGATGGGGCCGGGCCTGACCGAAACCGCTCACACTCCGGAATTGTTGGCTGAACTCGGTTTTCACTATGTCCTTGACTGGACCAACGATGACCAGCCCTACCCGCTGACAGTCCCAGGCATGTTCAGCGTGCCGTACTCGGTGGAACTCAACGATCTTCTGATCTTCGGAAAAGGCTTCACCGGGCCAGAGTTCGTGCAAATGGTGATCGATCAGTACGAGCAGCTGCACGCGGACTCTGCTACCAGTGGCCGGGTGATGGCATTGGCGCTGCACCCCTTCGTGATCGGGCAACCCTTCCGGCACAAGTACCTCGAGCAGGTTCTGGAGTACCTAGCCGCGCAACCTGACGCGTGGTTGACGACCAGCGATGAGATCGCGG from Mycobacterium sp. DL440 includes the following:
- a CDS encoding TVP38/TMEM64 family protein gives rise to the protein MTDDDNPPAINRRPHILRLLAFAVFLFGLFYLVAIARVIDVDDIRALVASTGPAAPLAYVVVSACLGALFVPGPILAAGSGVLFGPVLGTFVTLGATVGTAVVASLIGRRAGRDSARALLGAQRADRLDHQIQRGGLWAVVGQRFVPGLSDALASYAFGAFGVPLWQMAAGAFIGSVPRAFVYTALGASIGDLSAPLAYTAIGVWCVTAIAGAFAAHRGYRSWRRHHSEADQAPEQTS
- a CDS encoding polysaccharide deacetylase family protein, which encodes MTTLQPPFTYSPIIERAPISWPGGARVAVYIGLNVEHFLADRPSTSIWPGTAELTPDALNYGWRDYGARVGIWRTIDAFDRHGIRPSVLLNSAVIEHHPQIVAAGVERNWTWLAHGQTNSILHTGLAVGEERRILATIAADIADATGRRPRGWMGPGLTETAHTPELLAELGFHYVLDWTNDDQPYPLTVPGMFSVPYSVELNDLLIFGKGFTGPEFVQMVIDQYEQLHADSATSGRVMALALHPFVIGQPFRHKYLEQVLEYLAAQPDAWLTTSDEIAAIRRNDCERVVLHPVDGRR
- a CDS encoding MerR family transcriptional regulator, producing the protein MRIGELARRTGVSQRSLRYYEEQGLLVSDRTPGGQREYPEKAVDRVIRIQELFAAGLHSRTISSLLPCMRDADGGPAPQATPRLLSELSAERHRLEQAIRDLSTSREILDGVIDAASG
- a CDS encoding Tex family protein — its product is MTQSVTVGTIKSVTARLAEELAVREGQVVATVALLDEGATVPFIARYRKEVTGSLDDGQLRTLEERLGYLRELDQRREAVLASIEEQGKLTDELRAALIMADTKARVEDIYLPYKPKRRTKAQIAKEAGLEPLAERLLADPTLVPDEVAGEFLNDDIADASAALEGARHIIIERASEDAELVGATREKFWADGSLRTGPWSEEAAKSPAAQKFRDYFEFSEPLENMPSHRVLAVLRGEKEQALSLNFDGGEDDLYQAMIAQSLGIDMAAKSPATPWLTTTVRLAWRAKLMISAAVDARIRLRQRAEEEAVAVFARNLKDLLLAAPAGTRATLGLDPGFRTGVKVAVVDATGKVVDTCAIFPHQPQKQWDQSKAVLAALIARHNVDLIAVGNGTASRETDALASELIADIRSAGAKAPVTAMVSEAGASVYSASEYAAREMPNLDVTLRGAVSIARRLQDPLAELVKIDPKSIGVGQYQHDVTPGSLARSLNAVVEDAVNAVGVDLNTASVPLLARVSGVTESLAEAIVAHRESAGAFRSRKALLDVPRLGPKAFEQCAGFLRIRDGEDPLDASGVHPESYPVVRRILDRSGVTLAELIGDERTLRGLKPADFADERFGVPTVTDILAELEKPGRDPRPAFSTATFAAGVEKVGDLKPGMVLEGVVTNVAAFGAFVDVGVHQDGLVHVSAMADRFISDPHEVVKSGQVVKVKVVDVDVERQRIGLTLRLNDTPQQGKRPDRGGQGGPNRRDGGGNPGGGGNQGRGGDRRNQNRGNNSGRRESNQPTGSMADALRNAGFGK